The following are encoded in a window of Sphaerisporangium siamense genomic DNA:
- the trpS gene encoding tryptophan--tRNA ligase, with translation MNTNPQTAGPDASVSGPFPDTLGVSAAQARSAVLEELILKDPGRFRVLTGDRPTGRLHLGHYFGTLHNRVRLQDLGVEMFVVIADYQVLTDRDVADNLTGYVEELVLDYLAIGVDPARSTIFTHSAVPALNQLMLPFLSLVSVAELNRNPTVKDEISNSRQSAVSGLMFTYPVHQAADILFCKGNLVPVGQDQLPHIEITRAIARRFNDRYGGGTAVFPQPDALLSSAALLLGTDGTKMSKSRRNAITLAADEDETARLIKGAKTDSERHITYDPSTRPEVSSLLLLAGLCQNRTPQQVAADIGSAGAAALKKTVTEAVNEYLAPIRARRTEYAQDPAFLRQTLHEGNERARAVADATLAEVRAAMNSHYY, from the coding sequence GTGAACACCAACCCCCAGACGGCAGGCCCCGATGCCTCTGTCTCAGGTCCCTTCCCCGACACGCTCGGGGTGTCTGCCGCACAAGCCCGCAGCGCGGTGCTGGAGGAGCTCATCCTCAAGGACCCCGGGCGGTTCCGTGTGCTGACGGGCGACCGCCCTACCGGTCGCCTGCACCTGGGGCACTACTTCGGCACGCTGCACAACCGAGTGCGTCTTCAGGACCTCGGAGTAGAGATGTTCGTGGTCATCGCGGACTACCAGGTTCTGACCGACCGCGACGTAGCGGACAACCTGACCGGGTACGTCGAGGAACTGGTACTGGACTACCTCGCCATCGGGGTGGACCCGGCGCGCAGCACGATCTTCACGCACAGCGCCGTCCCCGCCCTGAACCAGCTGATGCTGCCCTTCCTCAGCCTCGTCTCCGTCGCCGAGCTCAACCGCAATCCCACCGTCAAGGATGAAATCAGCAACTCGCGCCAGTCCGCTGTCAGCGGCCTGATGTTCACCTATCCCGTTCACCAGGCCGCCGACATTCTCTTCTGCAAGGGCAACCTGGTTCCGGTCGGCCAGGACCAACTCCCTCACATCGAGATCACCCGCGCCATCGCCCGCCGCTTCAACGACCGCTATGGCGGCGGCACCGCGGTATTCCCCCAGCCCGATGCCCTGCTGTCGAGCGCGGCACTGCTGCTCGGCACGGACGGAACCAAGATGAGCAAGAGCCGCCGCAACGCCATCACCCTGGCTGCCGACGAGGACGAGACCGCCCGCCTGATCAAGGGCGCCAAGACCGACTCCGAGCGCCACATCACCTACGACCCGAGCACCCGCCCCGAGGTGTCTTCCCTCCTCCTGCTGGCAGGTCTCTGCCAGAACCGAACTCCCCAACAGGTGGCCGCCGACATCGGCTCCGCGGGAGCCGCCGCGCTGAAGAAGACCGTGACCGAGGCGGTCAACGAGTACTTGGCCCCGATCAGGGCCCGCCGAACCGAGTACGCACAGGACCCTGCCTTCCTCCGCCAGACGCTGCACGAGGGCAACGAGCGAGCCAGGGCTGTGGCTGATGCCACGCTCGCCGAGGTGCGTGCCGCCATGAACAGCCATTACTACTGA
- a CDS encoding LysR family transcriptional regulator, which translates to MELGLRHLRYFVAVAEEGGFTRAASRLHLTQPPLSVAIRQLERGLGLQLLDRTGNRVELTSAGRDFLAHAKSLLRHWQVAVDSARQAGGQEIERLVVAFRPAVCHPLAHRTIERIREEHSEYQVVPRHVQWTDQTACLRGGDADVSFVLDPADYAGLDSATVAMLPRVVCLRSTHRLAGRDSVLIDDLNEVPIIRPAGGSPESSDFWGGVRPGNPVWKEHPTATRIDEAIDLVALENAAVLVPATVMTVQHRQDIVFIPVADVPAARLSLAWREGSDSELVRLAVRCAQAVAQDPAVQNALRRT; encoded by the coding sequence ATGGAACTGGGCTTACGGCATCTGAGGTACTTCGTTGCGGTAGCCGAGGAAGGCGGCTTCACCCGAGCCGCCTCCCGCCTACACCTGACGCAGCCGCCGTTGAGCGTGGCGATTCGTCAACTCGAAAGAGGGCTGGGTCTCCAACTCCTGGACAGAACCGGTAATAGGGTCGAACTCACGTCGGCCGGCCGCGACTTCTTGGCTCACGCGAAGAGCTTGCTGCGGCATTGGCAGGTGGCGGTCGACAGTGCGCGGCAGGCAGGAGGGCAGGAGATCGAACGGCTCGTCGTCGCCTTCCGGCCAGCCGTCTGCCACCCTCTGGCACACCGGACCATCGAACGCATTCGCGAAGAACACTCGGAGTATCAGGTAGTGCCGAGGCACGTGCAGTGGACAGACCAGACAGCATGCTTGCGTGGAGGGGATGCTGATGTGTCCTTCGTGCTGGACCCCGCGGACTACGCCGGCCTCGACAGCGCCACCGTCGCCATGTTGCCGCGGGTCGTCTGTCTGCGGTCCACCCACAGGCTGGCCGGCCGTGACTCCGTGTTGATCGACGATCTGAACGAGGTTCCGATCATCCGACCCGCTGGAGGGTCACCCGAGTCGTCCGACTTCTGGGGTGGGGTGCGCCCCGGCAATCCCGTATGGAAGGAACATCCGACCGCAACTCGCATCGACGAGGCCATCGACCTCGTGGCCCTCGAGAACGCAGCCGTCCTCGTCCCCGCCACCGTCATGACCGTCCAGCACCGTCAGGACATCGTCTTCATACCCGTGGCGGATGTGCCTGCGGCCCGGTTGTCCCTCGCATGGCGCGAGGGCTCCGATTCCGAACTGGTGCGTCTCGCCGTCAGGTGCGCCCAGGCCGTAGCCCAGGATCCCGCCGTTCAGAACGCTCTTCGGAGGACCTGA
- a CDS encoding MFS transporter, whose protein sequence is MTMTLIATGVSMLSYALMQTMVVPALHVLQVQLRTTPTWSAWILSVFLLTSAASTPVLSKLGDRYSKRNVLLLVLAAYLIGTLGCAAAGNIGVLIACRAVQGVSLAALPLSFGILRDALPEHRLRSGLGLVSGTIGVGAGIGLVVGGLVVDHQSWRWLFAIAAVLILAAMVLVAKYVPDQRNGSSEPVDVPGAVLLALVLVALLLALTQGTSWGWTAKGTLALYGAAVVLTGLLVIVERKSVAPLIDPAVVAGRSLLSVHGAACLFGVASFLFYVLLPAYAQTSPDQGLPGGGTVGYGLGTDVTVAGLLLLPGSLALLPAGQLAGLMQRLTSVRATLASGFAAMAVGAISLCLWNGNGWQLAAGYLVTGIGSGLVLSGLPSAISGLTEVKRTATANGVNTVVRTAGGVVGSQLAAALLAVWHISGSGIPARNGFITAFWIAAAVAASGALLCLAGIKTRTSQERDQQA, encoded by the coding sequence ATGACGATGACGCTGATCGCCACCGGTGTCTCCATGCTGTCGTACGCACTCATGCAGACCATGGTGGTCCCGGCCCTGCATGTGCTGCAGGTACAGCTCCGCACGACCCCGACGTGGTCGGCATGGATCCTGAGCGTGTTCCTGCTGACCAGTGCGGCGAGCACGCCCGTGCTGAGCAAGCTCGGAGACCGCTACAGCAAACGCAATGTTCTGTTGCTGGTTCTCGCCGCCTACCTGATCGGTACGCTCGGTTGTGCCGCGGCAGGCAATATCGGGGTTCTGATCGCGTGTCGTGCAGTGCAGGGAGTCAGCCTCGCGGCCCTTCCCCTGTCATTCGGCATCCTGCGCGACGCGCTTCCCGAGCATCGGCTGCGTTCGGGACTCGGGCTGGTTTCAGGGACCATCGGTGTGGGTGCCGGTATCGGACTGGTCGTGGGAGGTCTGGTCGTCGACCACCAGTCATGGCGCTGGCTCTTCGCGATCGCCGCGGTACTGATCCTGGCGGCGATGGTCCTCGTCGCGAAGTACGTTCCGGACCAGCGGAACGGATCCAGCGAGCCGGTGGACGTGCCCGGGGCGGTGCTCCTGGCCCTGGTCCTCGTGGCGCTACTGCTCGCGCTGACTCAGGGCACCTCGTGGGGGTGGACGGCCAAAGGAACCCTGGCTCTGTACGGGGCCGCCGTGGTTCTCACGGGATTGCTGGTCATCGTCGAACGGAAGTCGGTCGCCCCCCTGATCGACCCCGCAGTCGTGGCCGGCCGCTCCCTGCTCTCGGTTCACGGTGCGGCGTGCCTGTTCGGCGTGGCCTCGTTCCTGTTCTACGTCCTGCTACCGGCGTATGCCCAGACCTCGCCAGACCAGGGGCTGCCGGGAGGCGGGACGGTTGGCTACGGGCTGGGAACCGATGTCACCGTGGCGGGTTTGCTCCTTCTGCCCGGCTCATTGGCACTGTTACCGGCGGGACAACTCGCGGGTTTGATGCAACGCCTCACGTCTGTGCGTGCGACGCTCGCATCAGGCTTTGCCGCCATGGCTGTCGGGGCGATTTCGCTGTGCTTGTGGAACGGCAACGGGTGGCAACTGGCGGCCGGGTACCTGGTCACCGGAATAGGTTCCGGACTGGTGCTGAGTGGCCTCCCGTCGGCGATCAGCGGTTTGACGGAGGTGAAACGAACCGCAACCGCCAACGGCGTGAACACGGTCGTTCGCACGGCAGGCGGCGTTGTGGGCAGTCAGCTGGCGGCCGCCTTGCTGGCTGTGTGGCACATCTCCGGTTCCGGCATACCGGCGCGGAACGGTTTCATTACCGCCTTCTGGATCGCTGCCGCTGTAGCGGCGTCCGGGGCGCTGTTGTGCTTGGCCGGCATCAAGACCAGGACATCGCAGGAGAGGGACCAACAGGCGTGA
- a CDS encoding cytochrome P450, whose product MPDVKLPAAFHTLTGGRRLLPVEGGNVREVLVRLDQACPGVLERLMDLDGSVKRCVNVYRNDSDIRSLDGLETKVQHHDVIWIVPAVAGGSEVTSRGVTMTEVIPTEFFTEPGSNPHAVAAEYRSRCPVHRINVPPGADAYAVLGNRVVEEALGDSRLSKQVENLPARYRDKAVANSLLVAGNLGFADDPKHARLKKPISRAFLPATVARLRPRIQDIVDDLIDAFPENGEIDLLSAFALPMPLTVICEYLGIPVTDRPLFLEWSYILSQDPLQHDEAELKAASEEFTDYFTELVAERRKDLGDDLLSEIIRARDAGAYSERELLSTLLLLIIAGHKTVANMIGNGTALLLRHPEQLEMIRATPELIPSAIEEILRYEGSAAWASLRVAAEDMRLGGVNIPKGSFVHLSLSSAGRDPDVYDDPDRFDVTRSPNRHLSFGHGPHFCIGAPLGRLQGEIAFSSLLRRLPRFELAVPPEEVTWLGDSSLSRGLEALPIRVGGRLPR is encoded by the coding sequence ATGCCCGATGTCAAACTTCCCGCAGCGTTCCATACCCTGACCGGCGGACGACGGTTGTTGCCCGTCGAGGGCGGCAATGTCCGGGAGGTGCTGGTCAGGCTCGACCAGGCTTGCCCCGGTGTCCTTGAGCGACTCATGGACCTGGACGGGTCGGTGAAACGCTGCGTCAACGTCTACAGAAACGACAGCGACATCAGGAGCCTCGACGGCCTCGAAACGAAAGTTCAGCACCACGACGTCATCTGGATAGTGCCGGCGGTGGCGGGTGGCAGCGAAGTCACGAGCCGAGGAGTCACGATGACGGAGGTCATTCCCACCGAATTCTTCACCGAGCCCGGCTCGAATCCACACGCGGTGGCCGCGGAGTACAGGTCCAGGTGCCCGGTTCATCGGATCAATGTTCCCCCCGGCGCCGACGCGTACGCGGTCCTCGGAAACAGAGTCGTCGAGGAAGCGCTCGGCGACTCGCGCCTGTCCAAGCAAGTCGAGAATCTGCCCGCCCGGTACCGGGACAAGGCCGTGGCCAACAGTCTTCTCGTGGCCGGAAACCTGGGGTTCGCCGACGATCCCAAGCACGCCCGGCTGAAGAAGCCCATCAGCCGGGCGTTTCTGCCGGCCACGGTCGCCCGGCTGCGCCCGCGCATCCAGGACATCGTCGATGACCTCATCGACGCCTTCCCTGAGAATGGTGAAATCGACCTGCTGAGCGCCTTCGCTCTTCCGATGCCGCTTACCGTGATCTGCGAGTACCTAGGGATACCGGTAACGGACAGGCCGCTGTTTCTGGAGTGGAGTTACATCCTCAGCCAGGATCCGCTCCAGCATGACGAGGCCGAACTGAAGGCAGCGAGCGAAGAGTTCACGGACTATTTCACCGAACTCGTGGCTGAACGCCGTAAGGACCTGGGGGACGACCTGCTGAGCGAGATCATCAGGGCCAGGGACGCCGGCGCGTACAGCGAAAGAGAGCTGCTGTCGACGCTCCTCCTGCTGATCATCGCCGGCCACAAGACGGTCGCCAACATGATCGGTAACGGAACAGCGCTGTTGCTCCGCCATCCCGAGCAGCTCGAGATGATCCGAGCCACCCCCGAGCTCATTCCCTCGGCGATCGAGGAGATCCTGCGCTACGAAGGGTCGGCGGCTTGGGCCTCGCTGCGGGTCGCGGCGGAGGACATGCGGCTCGGCGGAGTGAACATACCCAAGGGCAGCTTCGTGCACCTGTCGCTGTCCAGCGCGGGTCGTGATCCGGACGTGTACGACGACCCGGACCGTTTCGATGTCACCCGGTCCCCGAACCGCCATCTGTCCTTCGGCCACGGCCCCCACTTCTGCATCGGCGCTCCGCTGGGCCGGCTCCAGGGCGAGATCGCCTTCTCCTCGCTGCTGCGGCGACTGCCGCGGTTCGAACTCGCCGTGCCTCCGGAGGAGGTCACCTGGCTCGGTGACAGCTCGCTCAGCCGGGGCCTTGAGGCCCTCCCCATTCGTGTAGGGGGGAGGTTACCGCGATGA
- a CDS encoding 2-dehydropantoate 2-reductase, translating to MTVAGGPSIAVVGAGAVGGYFGGRLAAAGYDVRFLARGENLASVKRDGLRITNGSDDWRVPKVRASADPERLGEVDFVLFCVKTSQLPPALDALGPLVGENTAVVTVQNGVEAPEQVAARIGRGRVLPGAARIVASMAGPGEVRHVGPPGALGFAEWDSTVSDRVTRLRAVLREASVTVLEPSDVWVGLWAKFLLVVPIGSLGAATGGATIGELRSRTGTRNMMIAGMREIYETGIKLGIELPGDAVDTAIELMDRQSADVTSSLQRDILAGRPSELEAWTGAVVRLAGRGGVTVPVHELLYELLAMLESRTTRSFHP from the coding sequence ATGACGGTAGCGGGCGGCCCGAGCATTGCCGTGGTGGGAGCCGGCGCGGTAGGCGGCTATTTCGGCGGCCGGCTCGCCGCAGCCGGGTACGACGTGCGATTCCTGGCCCGCGGCGAAAACCTCGCCTCGGTGAAGCGAGATGGGTTGCGCATCACCAACGGCTCAGATGACTGGCGTGTGCCCAAGGTGCGGGCGTCCGCCGATCCGGAGCGCCTGGGCGAGGTCGACTTCGTGCTGTTCTGCGTCAAGACCTCGCAGTTGCCGCCGGCCCTCGACGCACTGGGCCCGCTGGTCGGCGAGAACACCGCCGTGGTCACGGTGCAGAACGGGGTGGAAGCCCCTGAGCAGGTCGCAGCCAGGATCGGCCGCGGACGGGTGTTACCCGGGGCCGCCAGGATCGTTGCCTCGATGGCAGGTCCGGGCGAGGTACGGCACGTGGGCCCGCCCGGTGCACTGGGCTTCGCAGAGTGGGACAGCACCGTGTCCGACCGGGTGACACGACTACGCGCCGTGCTGCGCGAGGCTTCGGTGACGGTGCTGGAGCCGAGCGATGTCTGGGTCGGCCTGTGGGCGAAATTCCTGTTGGTGGTGCCGATCGGCAGCCTTGGAGCCGCCACCGGCGGGGCGACCATCGGGGAGCTGCGGTCGCGAACCGGCACTCGGAACATGATGATCGCCGGAATGCGGGAGATATACGAGACCGGGATCAAGCTCGGGATCGAGCTGCCGGGAGATGCGGTGGACACCGCGATAGAACTCATGGACCGGCAGTCGGCCGACGTCACCTCCTCCCTGCAACGGGACATCCTGGCGGGACGGCCGTCAGAGCTGGAAGCGTGGACCGGGGCCGTGGTCCGCCTGGCCGGCCGAGGAGGCGTGACCGTCCCGGTCCACGAGCTCCTTTACGAGCTGCTCGCCATGCTCGAATCACGGACAACGAGGAGTTTCCATCCGTGA
- a CDS encoding histidinol-phosphate transaminase, translated as MGFAERSTLRDVSAYRDKESSNAEGGSDITFDLSSNELVLSPLPTVLAAIEEGLPRLARYPDPTARDLTRAIAGHLCVSADEVAVGPGSAGVLQQILLALCGRGDEVVYAWPGFDAYPLLVAISGATSVHVPLTVSGGHDLDEIRTRVNARTRVVILCSPHNPTGVVIDHGELCGFLRSLPDHVVAVIDEAYVEFHRNSDPAGMPKVLREHSNAVVLRTFSKAHGLAGLRVGYAAGPREVVATVRKTAIPFGVTRFAEQAAMLSLRSEDELRERMAAVTAARDELTADLVDMGLPVLPSRANFVWLPLASAAESFARAAATAGVKVRACPGHGVRISVGDAEAHRTLLAALGQKDRGNRL; from the coding sequence GTGGGATTCGCAGAACGTAGCACCCTTCGGGACGTGAGCGCCTACCGGGACAAGGAGTCGTCGAACGCTGAAGGTGGCTCGGACATCACCTTCGACCTGTCCAGCAACGAGCTGGTTCTCTCCCCACTGCCCACCGTGCTCGCCGCCATCGAAGAAGGGCTGCCGCGGCTTGCTCGTTACCCTGACCCCACAGCGCGGGACCTCACCAGAGCGATCGCCGGGCACTTATGCGTCTCCGCAGACGAGGTGGCAGTCGGCCCGGGAAGCGCGGGCGTGCTCCAGCAGATCCTTCTCGCGCTGTGCGGCAGGGGGGACGAAGTCGTCTACGCATGGCCGGGATTCGATGCGTATCCCCTGTTGGTCGCCATTTCGGGTGCGACCAGCGTCCACGTGCCGCTGACCGTGTCCGGAGGCCACGATCTCGATGAGATCCGCACCCGGGTGAACGCGCGGACCAGGGTGGTGATCCTTTGTTCCCCCCACAATCCGACCGGAGTCGTGATCGATCACGGCGAGTTGTGCGGCTTTCTGCGTTCGCTGCCGGATCACGTGGTCGCGGTCATCGACGAGGCGTACGTGGAGTTCCATCGGAACAGCGATCCTGCGGGCATGCCAAAGGTGCTGCGCGAGCACAGCAACGCCGTGGTACTCCGGACCTTCTCCAAGGCCCACGGGCTTGCGGGCCTGCGGGTCGGCTATGCGGCAGGTCCACGGGAGGTCGTGGCCACCGTCCGCAAGACGGCCATACCCTTCGGAGTGACGCGCTTCGCGGAACAAGCCGCGATGCTCTCTCTGCGCAGTGAGGATGAACTGCGTGAACGTATGGCAGCGGTGACCGCGGCGCGCGACGAACTGACGGCGGATCTCGTGGACATGGGCCTGCCCGTCCTGCCTTCCCGAGCCAACTTCGTCTGGCTACCGCTCGCCTCGGCCGCCGAGTCCTTCGCACGTGCCGCGGCTACCGCAGGGGTCAAGGTTCGCGCCTGTCCGGGACATGGTGTGCGGATCTCGGTAGGCGACGCAGAAGCACATCGAACGTTGCTGGCGGCGCTCGGCCAGAAGGACCGTGGAAACCGGCTCTGA
- a CDS encoding RiPP maturation radical SAM C-methyltransferase has protein sequence MRILMIAMPWQGLDTPSSALGILGPCIRRNAVDWTVEELYANLRWAERLMRESDGSITCEDYGNVADQVFHGVGDWIFTPALYDVDSYQVVEYSRFLEQRDIDPALPVRMQKFARGFIQDLAAEIVADPPDVVGFTSTFMQNVPSLALARALKKLAPGILTVLGGSNCDGAQGPALHRSFEQLDFVISGEGERALPALLNRVAKGESLADVAGLSWRGDDGQTVVNPPSKAALPFAMVPAPGYDSYFQALERSPVRHHVRPMLVLETSRGCWWGEAHQCTFCGLNGSNIDFRSKAPERIAQEVRELAERHRILDLVMVDNILDMKYLNTAMPELAALDCDLRIHYEIKSNMNREQLKKLKEANVLFVQPGIESLSSHVLRLMDKGVSAAHNVRMLRDGQDLGLNVTWSILYGFPGETEDDYRGLLRKMTTLEHLEPPTGAWRIALERFSPYFEDPTQGFMFRRPSEIYDFIYQIPRDQLYDMVFFFDTSIQGISGPIEDEMKQACGEWAKAYPRSTLCYWTGDRGRVIIEDRRASWPEEVIELDDVQSNMYLGMFQCAAREGIRRRLADSGHVVRDEELEEILRYFIDRGLAFEDEGRYVSVALEVDPYRRKLVSGKEVEASL, from the coding sequence GTGAGAATCTTGATGATCGCCATGCCGTGGCAAGGGCTCGACACACCCTCCAGCGCACTGGGAATACTGGGTCCGTGCATCCGCAGGAATGCTGTCGACTGGACCGTCGAGGAGTTATACGCCAACCTCCGATGGGCCGAACGGCTGATGCGTGAGAGCGACGGATCCATCACGTGCGAGGATTACGGGAATGTCGCGGATCAGGTCTTCCACGGCGTAGGCGACTGGATATTCACCCCAGCGCTGTACGATGTCGACAGCTATCAGGTCGTCGAGTACTCGCGGTTTCTCGAACAGCGGGACATAGATCCGGCGCTCCCGGTTAGAATGCAGAAGTTCGCCCGCGGATTCATCCAGGATCTCGCTGCCGAGATCGTCGCCGATCCACCCGACGTAGTCGGGTTCACGAGCACCTTCATGCAGAATGTGCCGTCGCTTGCTCTGGCAAGGGCGCTGAAGAAGCTCGCACCGGGCATCCTCACGGTGCTGGGCGGCAGCAACTGCGACGGAGCGCAGGGCCCCGCCCTGCACCGGAGTTTCGAGCAACTCGACTTCGTGATCAGCGGTGAGGGTGAACGGGCACTGCCCGCGTTGCTGAATCGCGTGGCCAAGGGCGAGAGCCTCGCCGACGTCGCAGGGCTCAGCTGGCGGGGGGACGACGGGCAGACGGTGGTGAATCCACCGTCCAAGGCGGCATTGCCGTTCGCCATGGTGCCCGCACCCGGTTACGACAGCTACTTTCAGGCACTCGAAAGGTCACCCGTCCGGCATCATGTCCGTCCCATGCTGGTGCTGGAGACCTCCCGAGGCTGCTGGTGGGGAGAAGCTCATCAGTGCACGTTCTGCGGCCTGAACGGATCGAACATCGACTTCCGGAGCAAGGCCCCTGAGCGCATCGCCCAGGAAGTTCGGGAACTGGCCGAGCGACACCGGATTCTCGATCTGGTCATGGTGGACAACATCCTCGACATGAAGTATCTCAATACGGCCATGCCTGAGTTGGCCGCCCTCGACTGCGATCTGAGAATCCACTACGAGATCAAGTCCAATATGAACCGGGAGCAGCTGAAGAAGCTCAAGGAGGCGAACGTCCTCTTCGTGCAGCCCGGTATCGAGAGCCTGAGCAGTCACGTGCTGCGGCTCATGGACAAGGGCGTCAGTGCCGCGCACAACGTGCGCATGCTGCGTGACGGACAGGATCTCGGACTCAACGTGACATGGAGCATTCTCTACGGATTCCCCGGAGAGACCGAGGACGACTACCGCGGACTGCTCAGGAAAATGACCACACTCGAGCATCTGGAGCCGCCGACCGGGGCCTGGCGCATAGCGCTGGAGCGGTTCAGTCCCTACTTCGAGGATCCCACCCAGGGGTTCATGTTCCGCCGTCCGTCGGAAATATACGACTTCATCTACCAGATCCCACGGGATCAGCTGTACGACATGGTGTTCTTCTTCGACACCAGCATCCAGGGGATTTCGGGGCCCATCGAGGACGAAATGAAGCAGGCGTGCGGGGAATGGGCCAAGGCATATCCGCGGAGCACCCTCTGCTACTGGACCGGCGACCGAGGCCGGGTCATCATCGAGGACCGCCGTGCCAGCTGGCCGGAGGAGGTGATCGAGCTGGACGACGTCCAGAGCAACATGTACCTCGGCATGTTTCAGTGCGCCGCCCGCGAGGGCATACGCCGGCGGCTCGCCGACAGCGGGCACGTAGTCCGCGACGAGGAACTCGAGGAAATACTTCGCTACTTCATCGACCGGGGCCTGGCGTTCGAGGACGAGGGGCGTTACGTCAGCGTCGCCCTTGAGGTCGACCCGTATCGCCGAAAGCTGGTCAGCGGCAAGGAGGTGGAGGCGTCGCTATGA
- a CDS encoding DUF5825 family protein, with amino-acid sequence MSALMGIDELRDRGSDERRVPAGRPATLTLTLGSDWAELPAATELAALLRRVPVAGVWLAEAVDFSALPSHVIVRIVALLRECSSIGARVTWSLILGAEQLGLVPRLDHLPAPDSVTVVGEGTPSVGEWRSAGNFGLFYFRKGPNFLFVVDQRPESSREIVMDDPILRDVFLEAVEGCAWSEVARSSRYAAAARDLVDKGLVMRVGDHCVALPVRMRSWPLGVALLGGTLASAGKKSEDVTS; translated from the coding sequence ATGAGCGCGTTGATGGGCATCGACGAACTCAGGGACCGAGGTTCGGACGAGCGACGGGTACCGGCCGGCCGGCCCGCGACACTGACGCTGACCCTCGGATCCGACTGGGCTGAACTCCCGGCCGCCACCGAACTGGCGGCTCTACTGCGCCGGGTGCCTGTCGCTGGGGTGTGGCTGGCGGAGGCGGTCGACTTCTCGGCACTCCCCAGTCACGTGATCGTGCGAATCGTCGCGCTGCTTCGCGAATGTTCCTCGATCGGTGCCAGGGTCACCTGGTCGCTGATCCTGGGCGCCGAACAGCTCGGCCTGGTCCCGCGGCTCGATCATCTGCCCGCCCCCGACAGCGTCACGGTGGTGGGGGAAGGAACTCCGTCCGTCGGAGAATGGCGGTCGGCCGGCAATTTTGGCCTCTTCTACTTCCGCAAGGGTCCGAACTTCCTGTTCGTCGTCGATCAGCGCCCCGAATCCAGCCGCGAGATCGTTATGGACGATCCCATTCTGAGGGATGTATTCCTCGAAGCCGTGGAGGGATGTGCGTGGTCCGAGGTGGCCCGGAGTTCGCGATACGCCGCCGCCGCGCGGGATCTGGTGGATAAGGGCCTTGTGATGCGCGTCGGGGATCATTGCGTGGCGCTACCAGTGCGCATGCGTTCATGGCCCCTGGGCGTGGCTCTCCTAGGGGGGACCCTGGCTTCAGCTGGGAAGAAGTCGGAAGATGTTACTTCGTGA
- a CDS encoding MFS transporter: MWRIVQAFGGSMLTANSAAILTDAFPARQRGMALGVNQITALAGQFLGLLAGGLRAVIDWRAVFWVSVPISVAGTIWSYLSLRETVSGQRGGRIDWFGNITFAAGAGALLAAITYGIQRTAAARPTGATRWCSAGCSARRDRVHAPGTARAG, translated from the coding sequence TTGTGGCGCATCGTCCAGGCGTTCGGCGGGTCCATGCTCACCGCCAACTCCGCCGCCATCCTGACCGACGCGTTCCCGGCCCGCCAGCGCGGCATGGCGCTCGGCGTCAACCAGATCACCGCGCTCGCCGGGCAGTTCCTCGGCCTGCTCGCCGGCGGCCTGCGCGCCGTCATCGACTGGCGCGCGGTGTTCTGGGTGAGCGTGCCGATCAGCGTGGCGGGCACGATCTGGTCGTACCTGAGCCTGCGCGAGACCGTGTCCGGCCAGCGTGGCGGCAGGATCGACTGGTTCGGCAACATCACGTTCGCGGCCGGCGCCGGCGCCCTGCTGGCCGCGATCACGTACGGAATCCAGCGTACGGCGGCGGCGCGACCGACTGGGGCAACCCGATGGTGCTCGGCGGGCTGTTCGGCTCGTCGTGACCGGGTTCACGCCCCGGGGACGGCACGCGCGGGGTGA